From one Cyanobacterium stanieri PCC 7202 genomic stretch:
- a CDS encoding glycine dehydrogenase (decarboxylating) beta subunit (PFAM: Glycine cleavage system P-protein~TIGRFAM: glycine dehydrogenase (decarboxylating)~COGs: COG1003 Glycine cleavage system protein P (pyridoxal-binding) C-terminal domain~InterPro IPR003437:IPR020580~KEGG: cyt:cce_2609 glycine dehydrogenase~PFAM: Glycine cleavage system P-protein-like~SPTR: Glycine dehydrogenase [decarboxylating];~TIGRFAM: glycine dehydrogenase), with product MLDLDNFGNSHPQPMENDTLSHVQSPLSLRQNNQFKDRHIGINEPSAKIMLDALGYDSLEELIDQAVPPSIRLNQSLKLPSASSENKALAQLKEIAQQNEVFTNYIGMGYSNCITPPVIQRNILENPNWYTAYTPYQPEIAQGRLEALLNYQTMIIDLTGLEIANASLLDEGTAAAEAMTMSYGVCKNKSDKFFVDINCHPQTIAVIETRARYLDIELIIANFADFDFNTPIFGALLQYPTTHGTIYDYQGIIDQVHGQKGLVTLACDLMSLALLKSPGELNADIAVGNTQRFGVPLGYGGPHAAYFATKDQYKRQVPGRIVGVSKDVHGKPALRLALQTREQHIRRDKATSNICTAQVLLAVIASTYAVYHGQEGIKNIATTIHNLTKVLGAGLERLGYGLRSHAVFDTVTIDFADNQLVDVIREKAEAQRINFRYGQNVIGISLDETTTLEDVEKIWSIFAPSGEVDFAVEELNTSKFDLPSGFLRKTSYLTETVFNQYHSETELLRYLHRLESKDLSLTTSMIALGSCTMKLNATAEMLPITWAEFNQIHPFAPISQTKGYQVLFAQLEAWLGEITGFAGISLQPNAGSQGEYAGLQVIRKYHDSRGEGHRNICLIPESAHGTNPASAVMCGLKVVPVKCDTDGDINVEDLKAKAEKYQDTLAALMITYPSTHGVFEQGVKDICGIVHSYGGQVYLDGANMNAQVGLCRPGDFGADVCHLNLHKTFCIPHGGGGPGVGPIGVMPHLVPFLPATEGSPLTPLNKGGINADSIGMISAAPWGSASILPISWMYIAMMGSEGLTEATKVAILNANYIAHRLAPHYPILFTGKSGLVAHECIIDLRPLRKTASIEVQDVAKRLIDYGFHAPTMSWPVNGTMMIEPTESESLAELDRFCEAMISIRDEIRAIEDGKMDMEDNLLKNSPHTALSLIASDWSHPYTREEAAYPDSWTKEHKFWSAVGRIDNAWGDRNLVCSCVGMENYQ from the coding sequence ATGCTCGACTTAGACAATTTCGGTAACAGTCATCCTCAACCTATGGAGAATGACACCTTGAGTCACGTTCAATCCCCTCTTAGTTTAAGACAAAATAATCAATTCAAAGACCGTCACATTGGCATCAATGAACCTAGTGCCAAAATTATGCTAGATGCTCTAGGCTATGATAGTTTAGAGGAATTAATCGATCAAGCTGTTCCCCCTTCCATTCGCCTCAATCAGTCTTTAAAATTACCCTCTGCTAGTTCAGAAAATAAAGCCCTTGCCCAGTTGAAGGAAATTGCCCAGCAAAATGAGGTATTCACCAACTATATCGGCATGGGTTACAGTAATTGTATTACCCCCCCAGTTATTCAGCGTAACATCCTCGAAAATCCTAACTGGTACACTGCCTATACTCCCTACCAGCCAGAAATCGCCCAAGGAAGGTTAGAGGCGCTGTTAAATTATCAAACCATGATCATTGATTTAACGGGTTTGGAAATTGCCAATGCTTCTTTGTTGGATGAAGGCACGGCAGCCGCAGAAGCCATGACCATGAGTTATGGGGTATGTAAAAATAAATCTGATAAGTTTTTTGTAGATATTAACTGCCATCCCCAAACCATTGCGGTAATAGAAACTAGAGCCAGATATTTGGATATTGAGTTAATTATTGCCAATTTTGCTGATTTTGATTTTAATACTCCTATTTTCGGGGCTTTATTACAATATCCTACTACCCACGGGACTATTTATGATTATCAAGGGATAATTGATCAAGTTCATGGTCAAAAAGGGTTAGTTACCCTCGCCTGTGATTTGATGAGTTTGGCTTTGTTAAAATCCCCTGGGGAATTAAATGCTGATATTGCGGTGGGAAATACCCAACGTTTTGGAGTACCATTGGGTTATGGTGGTCCTCACGCTGCTTATTTTGCCACAAAAGATCAATATAAAAGACAAGTGCCGGGGCGTATTGTGGGGGTTTCTAAGGATGTCCATGGTAAACCTGCTTTAAGGTTGGCACTACAAACCAGAGAGCAACATATTCGCCGTGATAAGGCTACCAGTAATATTTGCACGGCACAGGTGTTATTGGCGGTGATTGCTTCTACCTATGCGGTATATCATGGACAAGAAGGCATTAAAAATATTGCTACTACTATCCATAATTTAACCAAGGTATTGGGTGCAGGGTTAGAAAGGTTAGGTTATGGGTTAAGGAGTCATGCTGTTTTCGACACCGTTACTATTGATTTTGCCGATAATCAGTTGGTTGATGTTATTCGAGAAAAGGCTGAGGCACAACGGATTAATTTCCGCTACGGTCAAAATGTTATAGGTATTAGCCTTGATGAAACTACTACCTTGGAAGATGTTGAAAAAATTTGGTCAATTTTTGCCCCTAGTGGGGAGGTAGATTTTGCCGTGGAGGAGTTAAATACTTCTAAGTTTGATTTACCTAGTGGCTTTTTGCGTAAAACTTCTTACCTCACCGAAACTGTCTTTAATCAATACCATTCGGAAACGGAGTTATTAAGATATTTACACCGCCTAGAAAGCAAGGATTTATCCCTTACTACTTCTATGATTGCCCTTGGTTCTTGTACTATGAAATTAAACGCTACGGCGGAAATGTTACCTATAACTTGGGCAGAGTTTAACCAAATCCATCCCTTTGCCCCTATTTCTCAGACGAAGGGGTATCAAGTCCTTTTTGCCCAATTAGAGGCATGGCTGGGCGAAATAACGGGGTTTGCGGGAATATCTCTCCAGCCCAATGCTGGTTCTCAGGGAGAATATGCGGGGTTGCAGGTGATTCGCAAATACCATGATAGTCGTGGGGAAGGGCATCGTAATATCTGTCTGATTCCTGAGTCTGCCCATGGTACGAATCCTGCTAGTGCGGTGATGTGTGGTTTAAAGGTGGTACCTGTGAAGTGTGACACGGATGGGGATATTAATGTTGAGGATTTGAAGGCTAAGGCGGAAAAATATCAGGATACTTTGGCGGCGTTGATGATTACTTATCCTTCTACCCATGGGGTGTTTGAACAAGGAGTTAAGGATATATGCGGTATTGTCCATAGCTATGGTGGGCAGGTATATCTTGATGGTGCGAATATGAATGCGCAGGTGGGGTTATGTCGTCCGGGAGATTTTGGTGCGGATGTGTGTCACCTGAATTTGCATAAAACTTTTTGTATTCCCCATGGTGGGGGTGGTCCTGGGGTGGGGCCCATTGGGGTTATGCCTCATTTGGTGCCTTTTTTACCTGCTACTGAAGGATCCCCCCTAACCCCCCTTAATAAGGGGGGAATCAATGCTGATTCTATTGGGATGATTTCGGCGGCGCCTTGGGGTAGTGCCAGTATTTTGCCTATTTCTTGGATGTATATTGCCATGATGGGTAGTGAGGGTTTGACGGAGGCTACTAAGGTGGCGATTTTGAATGCGAATTATATTGCCCATCGTTTGGCGCCTCATTATCCGATTTTGTTTACGGGTAAGTCTGGTTTGGTGGCGCATGAGTGTATTATCGATTTACGCCCGTTGCGTAAAACCGCTTCTATTGAGGTGCAGGATGTGGCAAAACGTCTCATTGATTATGGTTTTCATGCCCCAACTATGTCTTGGCCTGTGAATGGTACGATGATGATTGAACCGACGGAGAGTGAGTCGTTGGCGGAATTAGATCGTTTTTGTGAGGCGATGATCTCTATTCGTGATGAGATAAGGGCGATCGAGGATGGTAAGATGGATATGGAGGATAATCTACTGAAAAATTCTCCCCATACTGCGTTGAGTTTGATTGCTTCTGATTGGAGTCATCCTTATACCCGTGAGGAGGCGGCATACCCTGATAGTTGGACGAAGGAACATAAGTTTTGGAGTGCTGTGGGGCGTATTGATAATGCCTGGGGCGATCGCAACTTAGTTTGTTCTTGTGTAGGTATGGAAAATTATCAGTAA
- a CDS encoding hypothetical protein (KEGG: mar:MAE_20680 hypothetical protein~SPTR: Putative uncharacterized protein): MEITIREQLHQQIDNLPDEIVEKIAQFTLSITKNYDINVTEYTDWQEKEWQKFSLSQFFSEDDDIEYSLEDAQEIY, encoded by the coding sequence ATGGAAATAACAATTCGTGAACAATTACACCAACAAATTGATAATTTACCTGATGAAATTGTTGAGAAAATAGCACAATTTACATTATCAATTACGAAGAATTATGATATAAATGTCACTGAATACACTGATTGGCAGGAAAAAGAATGGCAGAAATTTTCTTTGAGTCAGTTTTTTTCAGAAGATGATGATATTGAATATTCTTTAGAAGATGCTCAGGAAATTTATTAA
- a CDS encoding phosphoglucomutase/phosphomannomutase alpha/beta/alpha domain I (PFAM: Phosphoglucomutase/phosphomannomutase, alpha/beta/alpha domain II; Phosphoglucomutase/phosphomannomutase, alpha/beta/alpha domain III; Phosphoglucomutase/phosphomannomutase, C-terminal domain; Phosphoglucomutase/phosphomannomutase, alpha/beta/alpha domain I~COGs: COG1109 Phosphomannomutase~InterProIPR005844:IPR005845:IPR005846:IPR005843:IPR 016066:IPR005841~KEGG: cyh:Cyan8802_1796 phosphoglucomutase/phosphomannomutase alpha/beta/alpha domain I~PFAM: phosphoglucomutase/phosphomannomutase alpha/beta/alpha domain I; phosphoglucomutase/phosphomannomutase alpha/beta/alpha domain II; phosphoglucomutase/phosphomannomutase alpha/beta/alpha domain III; phosphoglucomutase/phosphomannomutase~SPTR: Phosphoglucomutase/phosphomannomutase alpha/beta/alpha domain I), producing MPFQASPIKFGTDGWRGVIAADFTMERVAKLAPLCAQVLEQEKPDSKLMIVGFDRRFLAEDFALVAAQALQEYGYDVLLAQDYAPTPAFSWAAKEKNALGALVLTASHNPAKYLGLKVKGAFGGSVSGEVTTRIEALLDSELPKSSQGGSIAKFDPWESYTRQLASLVDVSAIVEAISAGTLDLVVDVMHGAASTGLSRILGCDIYEINNQRDTLFGGHPPEPLARYIADLFREVKERGKTNFNALQVGLVFDGDCDRIAAVDGEGNYCSTQILIPILIEHLSQTKRLEGEIVKTVSGSDLIPKVAKLYNIPLSETPIGYKYIAEKMLTSQVLVGGEESGGVGYSTHIPERDALLSALYILEAMVKSGKGIGELYADLQEKVNFTSQYDRIDLTLASMEQKNQLQNTLATKPLQEIAGKKVVDCLAIDGYKYRLEDESWLLIRFSGTEPLLRLYSEGQSWQTVQENLSWAKKEFS from the coding sequence ATGCCTTTTCAAGCTAGTCCGATTAAATTTGGTACGGATGGGTGGCGTGGAGTGATTGCCGCTGATTTTACTATGGAGAGGGTGGCAAAGTTGGCTCCCCTTTGTGCGCAGGTTTTAGAGCAAGAAAAACCTGATAGTAAGTTAATGATTGTGGGTTTTGATCGTCGTTTTTTGGCAGAAGATTTTGCATTGGTGGCCGCACAAGCGTTACAGGAATACGGCTATGATGTTTTATTGGCACAAGATTATGCCCCTACCCCTGCTTTTAGTTGGGCGGCAAAGGAAAAGAATGCTTTGGGGGCCTTGGTATTAACGGCTAGTCATAACCCTGCCAAATATCTGGGTTTAAAAGTCAAAGGGGCTTTTGGAGGTTCGGTTTCGGGAGAGGTGACCACAAGGATAGAGGCTTTGTTGGATAGTGAGTTACCAAAATCTTCTCAGGGTGGTTCTATTGCCAAATTTGACCCTTGGGAAAGTTATACAAGGCAGTTAGCTAGTTTGGTGGATGTGTCTGCTATTGTAGAGGCTATTTCGGCCGGGACATTAGATTTGGTGGTGGATGTGATGCACGGGGCTGCTTCTACAGGATTGAGTCGCATTTTAGGATGTGATATTTATGAAATTAACAACCAGAGAGATACTCTGTTTGGGGGTCATCCTCCTGAGCCTCTAGCTCGTTATATTGCCGATCTATTTCGTGAGGTCAAAGAAAGGGGGAAAACTAATTTTAATGCCCTTCAAGTGGGTTTAGTGTTTGATGGAGATTGCGATCGCATTGCGGCGGTAGATGGAGAGGGTAATTATTGTAGTACACAAATTTTAATTCCTATTTTAATTGAACATTTATCCCAAACCAAAAGGTTAGAAGGGGAAATAGTAAAAACCGTGAGCGGTTCAGATTTAATCCCCAAGGTTGCGAAATTATATAATATTCCCCTCTCAGAAACTCCCATTGGTTATAAATACATTGCCGAAAAAATGTTGACTAGCCAAGTTTTAGTAGGTGGAGAAGAATCGGGAGGAGTTGGTTATAGTACCCATATTCCCGAAAGAGATGCCCTCTTGTCGGCTCTTTATATTCTGGAGGCAATGGTAAAATCTGGTAAGGGTATTGGTGAGTTGTACGCAGATTTGCAAGAAAAAGTCAATTTTACTTCTCAGTATGACCGTATTGACTTAACTTTGGCTAGTATGGAACAAAAAAATCAATTACAGAATACCCTTGCGACAAAACCCCTACAAGAAATTGCTGGAAAAAAAGTAGTAGATTGTCTGGCAATCGATGGTTATAAATATCGTCTTGAGGATGAGAGTTGGTTATTAATTCGTTTTAGTGGTACCGAACCACTGTTAAGATTATATTCCGAGGGACAGTCTTGGCAAACAGTGCAAGAAAATCTTAGTTGGGCAAAAAAAGAATTTAGTTAA
- a CDS encoding alanyl-tRNA synthetase (PFAM: DHHA1 domain; Threonyl and Alanyl tRNA synthetase second additional domain; tRNA synthetases class II (A)~TIGRFAM: alanine--tRNA ligase~COGs: COG0013 Alanyl-tRNA synthetase~InterProIPR002318:IPR018164:IPR012947:IPR003156:IPR 018165~KEGG: syp:SYNPCC7002_A1672 alanyl-tRNA synthetase~PFAM: Alanyl-tRNA synthetase, class IIc-like; Threonyl/alanyl tRNA synthetase SAD; phosphoesterase DHHA1~SPTR: Alanyl-tRNA synthetase;~TIGRFAM: alanyl-tRNA synthetase), translating to MTNIPPSLTGNEIRAKFLNFFEQKQHKILPSASLVPDDPTVLLTIAGMLPFKPIFLGQQTPEVPRATTSQKCIRTNDIENVGRTARHHTFFEMLGNFSFGDYFKSQAIAWGWELSTEVFKLPPERIVVSVFREDDEAFAIWRDEVGVPEKRIIRMGEEDNFWKSGATGPCGPCSELYYDFKPELGDDHIDLEDDSRFIEFYNLVFMQYNRDADGNLTPLEKKNIDTGMGLERMAQILQQVPNNYETDLIFPIIKTAAELADIDYQRADENTKVSLKVIGDHVRSVVQMIADGISASNMGRGYILRRLIRRVVRHGRLIGIDGNFINEVAETAIELLEGVYVNTREREQVIKTELQREESAFLATLERGEKLLAEVINKLKVEAKTEISGVDAFTLYDTFGFPLELTQEIAEEQGITVDVAGFEAEMEAQRVRSQSAHETIDLTVQGSIDKLAEHIHPTEFLGYHEYQLISHIEGLLVEGKSVEKAESGTKVQLILNKTPFYAESGGQIGDKGYLAGEDVLISINDVQKESGFFVHYGTVERGVITVGQKLRATVDKACRNRVRANHTATHLLQSALKKVVDNSISQAGSLVSFDKLRFDFNSPQPITKSQLQQIEDLINTWIAEAHPADISVMSLEEAKGKGAIAMFGEKYGSQVRVIDVPGVSMELCGGTHVNNTAEIGLFKIISETGISSGVRRIEAVAGASVLEYLKVRDEVVKELADKLKAKPEEIPERFANLQSELKTTQKELENLKQELALLKSDSLVNDAQSVGEFKILVAHMGDLDAKSLQTAGEKLQQKLGSSAVVLASIPEEGKVSLVAAFGEKVYKDKKLQAGKFIGQIAKICGGGGGGRPNLAQAGGRDATKVDEALATAKTQLIEALS from the coding sequence ATGACTAATATCCCTCCTTCCTTAACAGGAAACGAAATCAGAGCAAAATTTTTAAACTTTTTTGAGCAAAAACAACATAAAATATTACCTAGTGCTTCTTTAGTACCTGACGATCCTACGGTGCTTTTAACCATCGCAGGGATGTTACCATTTAAGCCTATATTCTTGGGGCAACAAACCCCAGAAGTGCCGAGGGCAACTACTTCCCAAAAATGTATCCGCACCAATGATATTGAAAATGTGGGACGCACTGCCAGACATCATACTTTTTTTGAGATGTTGGGTAATTTCAGTTTTGGGGATTACTTTAAATCTCAAGCCATCGCTTGGGGTTGGGAATTATCAACCGAAGTATTCAAGTTACCCCCCGAAAGAATTGTGGTTAGCGTGTTTCGTGAGGATGACGAAGCCTTTGCCATTTGGCGAGATGAGGTAGGTGTGCCTGAAAAAAGGATTATCCGCATGGGAGAGGAAGATAATTTCTGGAAATCTGGGGCTACTGGTCCTTGTGGCCCTTGTTCGGAGTTATACTATGATTTTAAGCCCGAATTGGGTGATGATCATATTGATTTGGAAGATGATAGTCGATTTATCGAGTTTTATAACTTGGTGTTTATGCAGTATAACCGAGATGCTGACGGTAATTTGACTCCCCTAGAAAAGAAAAACATTGATACGGGGATGGGTTTGGAAAGGATGGCGCAAATTTTGCAACAGGTGCCTAATAATTATGAAACTGATTTAATTTTCCCTATCATCAAGACTGCTGCTGAGTTGGCTGATATTGATTATCAAAGGGCGGATGAGAATACTAAGGTATCTTTGAAGGTAATTGGGGATCATGTGCGTTCTGTGGTACAAATGATCGCTGATGGTATTTCGGCTTCTAATATGGGGCGTGGTTATATTTTGCGTCGTCTTATTCGTCGGGTAGTGCGTCACGGGCGTTTGATTGGCATTGATGGCAATTTTATTAATGAGGTGGCGGAGACTGCCATTGAGTTGTTAGAAGGGGTTTATGTTAATACTCGAGAAAGGGAACAGGTTATCAAAACCGAGTTACAAAGGGAGGAGTCTGCTTTCTTGGCTACCCTAGAAAGGGGTGAGAAACTCTTGGCGGAGGTGATTAATAAGTTAAAGGTGGAAGCAAAAACGGAAATTTCTGGGGTGGATGCTTTTACTCTTTATGATACTTTTGGTTTTCCTTTGGAATTGACTCAAGAAATTGCGGAGGAGCAGGGTATAACCGTTGATGTGGCTGGATTTGAGGCAGAAATGGAAGCTCAGAGGGTGCGATCGCAATCTGCCCATGAAACCATCGATTTGACTGTGCAAGGAAGCATCGATAAATTAGCCGAACATATCCATCCTACGGAATTTTTGGGCTACCATGAGTATCAATTAATTAGCCATATTGAGGGGTTATTGGTGGAAGGTAAATCCGTAGAAAAGGCGGAATCGGGTACTAAGGTACAGTTAATTTTAAATAAAACTCCTTTTTATGCGGAATCTGGGGGGCAAATAGGCGATAAAGGCTACCTTGCAGGGGAGGATGTGTTAATCTCCATTAATGATGTGCAGAAGGAGTCGGGCTTTTTTGTCCATTATGGCACTGTAGAAAGGGGTGTGATTACCGTAGGGCAAAAGTTACGGGCAACTGTTGACAAAGCCTGTCGTAACCGTGTCAGGGCAAATCATACCGCTACTCACCTATTACAGTCGGCATTAAAAAAGGTGGTGGATAATTCCATCTCTCAGGCTGGTTCTTTGGTATCCTTTGATAAGTTACGTTTTGATTTCAATTCCCCTCAACCCATCACCAAATCTCAGTTACAACAAATTGAGGATTTGATTAATACTTGGATTGCCGAAGCCCATCCCGCTGATATTTCTGTTATGTCTTTAGAGGAGGCTAAGGGTAAAGGTGCGATCGCCATGTTTGGTGAAAAATACGGCTCTCAGGTGCGTGTCATCGACGTACCGGGGGTTTCCATGGAATTATGTGGGGGGACTCATGTAAATAATACCGCCGAAATAGGGCTATTTAAAATCATATCTGAGACGGGTATTTCTTCTGGAGTCAGACGCATCGAAGCAGTGGCAGGTGCATCGGTGTTGGAATATCTCAAAGTCAGGGATGAGGTGGTTAAGGAATTAGCCGATAAACTCAAAGCCAAACCCGAGGAAATTCCTGAACGTTTTGCCAACCTCCAAAGTGAGTTAAAAACCACCCAAAAAGAATTAGAAAACCTTAAGCAGGAGTTAGCTTTACTAAAATCTGATAGTTTAGTTAATGATGCGCAAAGCGTAGGCGAGTTTAAAATTCTTGTTGCTCACATGGGAGATTTGGATGCTAAATCCTTACAAACCGCAGGGGAAAAACTACAACAAAAACTAGGGAGTAGTGCTGTGGTATTGGCTTCCATCCCCGAGGAAGGAAAAGTAAGTTTAGTGGCTGCCTTTGGTGAAAAAGTTTATAAAGATAAAAAACTTCAGGCAGGGAAATTTATCGGACAAATCGCCAAAATCTGCGGAGGTGGAGGCGGAGGGCGCCCCAATCTTGCCCAAGCGGGGGGAAGGGATGCCACCAAGGTTGATGAGGCTTTGGCTACCGCTAAAACTCAATTAATTGAAGCGTTATCCTAA
- a CDS encoding hypothetical protein (KEGG: ppg:PputGB1_4168 hypothetical protein~SPTR: Putative uncharacterized protein) codes for MARLTPKIDTLRALFAKSGNQCAFPQCEHSLINHKNQFVAQVCHIEAALEGGERYNPHSDDEYRRSYDNLLILCYAHHVETNDVEEYTAQKLREIKKEHESKFENSNFDIEQEKLEEIVNEIHKYWNEIQQLNTVNHRFSGTGLEIKIEVKKGCLDLIDDIKEKVNGIENLFRIFAESDQNLLNDLEKFLKKKNIDISIFDDIQYYENPFIDRNWEEHTLGSTNWIKTLRIDLAHLEVKYLEEKIKINNSELLKERLKKVQKILKKHAANEIYID; via the coding sequence ATGGCTCGATTGACACCAAAAATAGATACATTAAGAGCTTTATTTGCTAAATCAGGTAATCAATGTGCATTTCCCCAATGTGAACATTCATTAATCAATCACAAAAATCAATTCGTTGCCCAAGTGTGTCATATAGAAGCAGCTTTGGAAGGTGGAGAAAGATATAATCCACATAGTGATGATGAATATCGTAGGAGTTATGATAATCTTCTTATCCTTTGCTATGCTCATCATGTTGAAACAAATGATGTTGAAGAGTATACTGCCCAAAAGCTAAGAGAAATAAAAAAAGAACACGAATCTAAATTTGAAAATTCCAATTTTGATATTGAACAAGAAAAGTTAGAAGAGATTGTTAATGAAATTCATAAATATTGGAATGAAATACAACAATTAAATACTGTTAATCATCGATTCTCGGGTACAGGTTTAGAAATAAAAATTGAAGTTAAAAAAGGTTGTTTAGATCTTATTGATGATATAAAAGAAAAAGTGAATGGAATTGAAAATCTGTTTAGAATATTTGCTGAGAGCGATCAAAATTTACTAAATGATTTAGAAAAGTTTTTAAAGAAAAAAAATATAGATATAAGTATATTTGATGACATTCAATATTATGAAAATCCCTTTATTGATAGAAATTGGGAAGAACATACCTTGGGTTCGACTAATTGGATAAAAACACTAAGAATCGATTTAGCTCATTTAGAAGTAAAGTATCTGGAAGAAAAGATTAAAATAAATAATAGTGAACTGTTAAAAGAAAGATTGAAGAAAGTCCAAAAAATTCTAAAAAAACATGCTGCAAATGAAATTTATATAGATTGA
- a CDS encoding transcriptional modulator of MazE/toxin, MazF (PFAM: PemK-like protein~KEGG: rca:Rcas_0617 transcriptional modulator of MazE/toxin, MazF~SPTR: Transcriptional modulator of MazE/toxin, MazF), with translation MVQSGDIVLIRFPQTNLKEGKLRPALVVANSPHGNEDVLLALISSRIYQTVKGFDIIIKTSDDDYIISGLKVDSVIRLGRLVTIESSIINARLGSISQERLKQVRKNLINWLKIE, from the coding sequence ATGGTACAATCAGGAGATATAGTTTTAATTCGTTTTCCACAGACTAATTTAAAAGAAGGAAAACTTCGCCCTGCTTTAGTTGTTGCCAACAGTCCTCACGGTAACGAAGATGTATTATTAGCATTAATTTCTTCTCGTATTTATCAAACAGTAAAAGGCTTTGACATCATTATTAAAACTTCAGATGATGATTATATTATCAGTGGCTTAAAAGTTGATTCTGTGATTCGACTCGGAAGGTTAGTAACTATCGAATCATCAATTATTAATGCACGTTTAGGAAGCATCTCACAAGAAAGGCTAAAGCAGGTCAGAAAAAATTTAATTAATTGGTTAAAAATAGAATGA
- a CDS encoding phosphoribulokinase (PFAM: Phosphoribulokinase / Uridine kinase family~COGs: COG0572 Uridine kinase~InterPro IPR006082~KEGG: cyh:Cyan8802_3980 phosphoribulokinase~PRIAM: Phosphoribulokinase~SPTR: Phosphoribulokinase) yields MTQDKVVIIGVAGDSGCGKSTFLRRLEDLFGKEFMTVICLDDYHSLDRKGRKAAGVTALDPKANNFDLMAEQIKALKNGQAIDKPIYNHETGELDPPEKIEPNKVIVIEGLHPLYDERVRELVDFSVYLDISEEVKIQWKIQRDMAERGHTYDDVVASINARKPDFTAYIEPQKQYADIVIQVLPTQLIEEKEGKILRVRLIEKEGIEHFEPTYLFDEGSTIDWRPCGRKLTCSYPGLKMYYGPDNYMGNEVSILEIDGQFDNLEEMIYVESHLSRTGTKYYGEMTELLLKHKDYPGSNNGTGLFQVLVGLKMRETYEKITGTVANTESQEVAKV; encoded by the coding sequence ATGACTCAAGATAAAGTAGTAATTATTGGAGTAGCTGGAGATTCTGGTTGCGGTAAATCAACTTTTTTACGTCGTTTAGAAGACTTATTCGGTAAAGAATTTATGACCGTTATCTGTCTTGATGACTATCATAGTTTAGATCGTAAAGGTAGAAAAGCAGCAGGTGTTACCGCTTTAGATCCTAAAGCCAATAACTTCGACTTAATGGCCGAACAAATTAAAGCCTTAAAAAATGGTCAAGCTATTGATAAACCTATTTATAACCATGAAACAGGAGAATTAGACCCTCCCGAAAAAATTGAACCTAACAAGGTTATTGTAATCGAAGGTTTGCACCCTCTCTATGATGAGAGAGTAAGAGAATTAGTTGACTTCAGTGTTTACCTCGACATCAGCGAAGAAGTAAAAATTCAATGGAAAATTCAGCGTGATATGGCTGAAAGAGGTCATACCTATGATGATGTTGTGGCTTCTATCAATGCTAGAAAACCTGACTTCACCGCCTATATTGAACCTCAGAAACAATACGCAGATATTGTTATCCAAGTATTGCCTACCCAATTAATAGAAGAAAAAGAAGGTAAAATCTTACGAGTTCGTTTAATTGAAAAAGAAGGTATCGAACATTTTGAGCCTACCTATTTATTTGACGAAGGTTCTACCATTGATTGGCGCCCCTGTGGACGTAAATTAACCTGTTCTTATCCTGGTCTAAAAATGTACTATGGACCTGATAACTACATGGGTAATGAAGTTTCTATTCTCGAAATTGACGGTCAATTCGATAATTTAGAAGAGATGATCTATGTGGAAAGTCATCTCAGCCGTACTGGTACTAAGTATTATGGCGAAATGACCGAGTTGTTATTAAAACATAAAGACTATCCCGGTTCTAACAATGGTACTGGTTTATTCCAAGTTTTAGTAGGTCTAAAAATGCGTGAAACCTACGAGAAAATCACTGGTACTGTTGCGAATACAGAATCTCAAGAGGTTGCCAAAGTTTAA